One region of Streptomyces sp. NBC_00442 genomic DNA includes:
- a CDS encoding aminotransferase class I/II-fold pyridoxal phosphate-dependent enzyme yields MTTELSSDALAGLLDQARKDYEALAARGLKLDLTRGKPAPEQLDLSEDLLSLPGGRWTSADGTDVRNYGGLQGLTELREIFAEVLQVPAGQLLAAGNSSLELMHDCLVHAMLSRLPGAESHWVDQERLAFLCPVPGYDRHFSLCERFGIEMIPVPMTDAGPDMDVVERLVAEDAGIKGIWCVPKYSNPSGVSYSDETVARLARMETAAPDFRIFWDNAYAAHHLTDEPAEIADLLGACAGAGHADRAFVFGSTSKITAAGAGVAFFGSSPANVQWLLANNSKRSIGPDKVNQLRHVLFLRDADGVRAHMERQRALLQPKFETVQRILESELGGTGLARWTLPKGGYFVTLEVPEGCAKEVVARAGAAGVVLTPAGATHPYGDDPKDATIRIAPSYPGLAELEQAILGLTACVRLVGYEKLLAA; encoded by the coding sequence ATGACCACCGAGCTGAGCTCCGACGCCCTGGCCGGGCTGCTCGACCAGGCCCGCAAGGACTACGAGGCCCTTGCCGCCCGCGGCCTCAAGCTCGACCTCACCCGGGGCAAGCCCGCGCCCGAGCAGCTCGACCTCTCCGAGGACCTGCTCAGCCTGCCCGGCGGCCGCTGGACCTCCGCCGACGGCACCGACGTACGCAACTACGGCGGCCTCCAGGGCCTCACCGAGCTCCGCGAGATCTTCGCCGAGGTGCTCCAGGTGCCGGCCGGGCAGCTGCTCGCCGCGGGCAACTCCAGCCTTGAGCTGATGCACGACTGCCTGGTGCACGCGATGCTCAGCCGCCTCCCCGGCGCCGAGTCGCACTGGGTCGACCAGGAGCGGCTGGCGTTCCTGTGCCCGGTGCCCGGCTACGACCGGCACTTCTCGCTGTGCGAGCGGTTCGGCATCGAGATGATCCCGGTGCCGATGACCGACGCGGGCCCGGACATGGACGTCGTGGAGCGTCTGGTCGCCGAGGACGCGGGCATCAAGGGCATCTGGTGCGTGCCGAAGTACAGCAACCCGAGCGGCGTCAGCTACAGCGACGAGACGGTGGCGCGCCTGGCCCGCATGGAGACCGCGGCCCCCGACTTCCGCATCTTCTGGGACAACGCCTACGCCGCCCACCACCTCACCGACGAGCCCGCCGAGATCGCCGACCTGCTCGGCGCCTGCGCCGGGGCCGGTCACGCCGACCGCGCGTTCGTCTTCGGCTCCACCTCGAAGATCACCGCCGCGGGCGCGGGCGTCGCCTTCTTCGGCTCCTCGCCCGCCAACGTGCAGTGGCTGCTCGCCAACAACTCCAAGCGCTCGATCGGCCCCGACAAGGTCAACCAGCTGCGGCACGTGCTGTTCCTGCGCGACGCGGACGGTGTCCGGGCCCACATGGAGCGCCAGCGCGCGCTGCTCCAGCCCAAGTTCGAGACCGTCCAGCGGATCCTGGAGAGCGAGCTCGGCGGCACCGGCCTCGCGCGCTGGACGCTTCCCAAGGGCGGCTACTTCGTCACCCTCGAAGTGCCCGAAGGCTGCGCGAAGGAGGTCGTGGCGCGGGCCGGCGCGGCCGGCGTCGTGCTGACCCCGGCCGGCGCGACGCACCCGTACGGCGACGACCCGAAGGACGCCACCATCCGCATCGCGCCCAGCTACCCGGGCCTCGCGGAGCTGGAGCAGGCGATCCTCGGGCTCACCGCGTGTGTGCGGCTCGTCGGGTACGAGAAGCTCCTCGCGGCCTGA
- a CDS encoding PPOX class F420-dependent oxidoreductase, with translation MPGTRAAPPVSELACSKRLSVTTYARNGVAATDAVWVIRDGRGLGVLLPSASPLADRLRAGSRVLVAARAGALRVRPAFLDAEGSARYRVALIDKYGLAAVVGLARSRLRHGLAGTVGVRLVIGADERRLIGPDWQPSWTYSAN, from the coding sequence ATGCCGGGCACGCGGGCGGCGCCGCCGGTCAGTGAACTCGCTTGCTCCAAGCGCCTGTCGGTGACGACGTACGCCCGCAACGGTGTCGCGGCGACCGACGCGGTGTGGGTGATCCGGGACGGCCGGGGCCTCGGCGTCCTCCTGCCGTCCGCGTCACCCCTGGCGGACCGGCTGCGCGCGGGGTCGCGGGTCCTGGTCGCGGCCCGAGCGGGGGCGCTGCGGGTGCGGCCCGCGTTCCTGGACGCCGAGGGGAGCGCCCGCTACCGGGTCGCACTCATCGACAAGTACGGCCTGGCCGCCGTGGTCGGCCTGGCCCGCAGCCGGCTGCGCCACGGACTGGCCGGCACGGTGGGCGTACGTCTGGTGATCGGCGCGGACGAGCGCCGCCTGATCGGGCCCGACTGGCAGCCGAGCTGGACGTACAGCGCGAACTGA
- a CDS encoding TetR/AcrR family transcriptional regulator translates to MAAQESRKKSPPLRRDARRNRDLLVAAAQELFAERGINVPLDEIAKRAGVGNATLYRRFPTRGDLVEAVFHGDLTAVMAAGERARAADDAWGALTAYLEGVCALIARDRGVSDLMTTGIEGAPTLDAIHVHNHATLSTLMRRAVADGELRTDVAPEDLLFALSALGGSLPAVERVRPGSWRRPLALLLDGFRATAQRPLPEPALSAEETRHVHRELGGEPPTP, encoded by the coding sequence ATGGCAGCGCAGGAGAGCAGGAAGAAGTCCCCGCCCCTGCGGCGCGACGCCCGGCGCAACCGGGACCTCCTGGTCGCTGCGGCCCAGGAACTCTTCGCCGAGCGGGGGATCAACGTCCCGCTCGACGAGATCGCCAAGCGCGCGGGCGTGGGCAACGCGACCCTGTACCGCCGCTTCCCCACCCGCGGCGACCTGGTGGAGGCCGTCTTCCACGGGGACCTCACCGCCGTGATGGCCGCCGGTGAACGGGCCCGCGCCGCCGACGACGCGTGGGGGGCGCTGACCGCGTACCTGGAAGGCGTCTGTGCGCTGATCGCCCGCGACCGGGGCGTCAGCGACCTGATGACCACCGGGATCGAGGGCGCACCGACCCTGGACGCGATCCATGTCCACAACCACGCGACCCTGAGCACGTTGATGCGCCGGGCCGTGGCCGACGGAGAACTGCGCACGGACGTCGCGCCCGAGGACCTCCTCTTCGCGCTCAGCGCCCTCGGCGGCTCGCTCCCCGCGGTCGAGAGGGTCCGCCCCGGCTCGTGGCGCCGCCCCCTGGCGCTGCTCCTGGACGGCTTCCGGGCCACGGCCCAACGCCCCCTGCCCGAACCGGCCCTGAGCGCCGAGGAAACCCGGCACGTCCACCGCGAACTGGGCGGCGAACCTCCCACGCCATGA
- a CDS encoding glycosyltransferase family 2 protein has protein sequence MSLPRLGVVIVTMGNRPRELEALLASVEKQDVPAARVVLVGNATPLTDVGRDVTKVPLEENLGCPGGRNAGLEILCASGEVDVVVELDDDGLLVADDVFRRVRQLFADETELGIVGFRVADEHGRTERRWVPRLRAGDPMRRGPVTAFLGGGHALSVPMLRRIGLWPAEFFFGHEETDLAWRALDDGWRILYEPELVLQHPRTSPARHAGHYRHTARNRVWLARRRLPIPLIPVYLGVWVLLTTARVRSVGALGAWLGGFLEGLRTPCGPRTAMRWRTVWRMTRLGRPPLI, from the coding sequence ATGTCGTTGCCGCGTCTGGGCGTTGTCATCGTGACGATGGGCAACCGCCCGCGTGAGCTGGAGGCCCTGCTCGCCTCCGTGGAGAAGCAGGACGTGCCGGCGGCGCGGGTCGTGCTGGTCGGCAACGCGACGCCGCTCACGGACGTCGGGCGTGACGTGACCAAGGTGCCGCTGGAGGAGAACCTGGGGTGTCCCGGCGGGCGCAATGCCGGGCTGGAGATCCTGTGCGCATCGGGTGAGGTCGACGTCGTCGTCGAACTGGACGACGACGGCCTGCTCGTCGCCGACGACGTGTTCCGCAGGGTTCGTCAACTGTTCGCTGACGAAACGGAGTTGGGGATCGTCGGGTTCCGGGTCGCGGACGAGCACGGCCGGACCGAGCGGCGCTGGGTCCCCCGGCTGCGGGCGGGCGACCCGATGCGCCGCGGCCCGGTCACCGCCTTCCTCGGCGGGGGCCACGCGCTTTCCGTTCCGATGCTCCGGCGCATCGGCCTGTGGCCGGCGGAGTTCTTCTTCGGGCACGAGGAGACGGACCTGGCGTGGCGGGCCCTGGACGACGGCTGGCGGATCCTGTACGAACCCGAGCTCGTCCTCCAGCACCCGAGGACCTCCCCCGCCCGCCATGCCGGCCACTATCGCCACACCGCCCGCAACCGGGTCTGGCTCGCGCGGCGCCGGCTTCCGATTCCGCTGATCCCGGTCTATCTGGGGGTGTGGGTCCTGCTCACCACGGCGCGGGTGCGCTCCGTCGGCGCGCTGGGGGCGTGGCTCGGCGGGTTCCTCGAAGGGCTGCGCACGCCGTGCGGGCCCCGCACAGCGATGAGGTGGCGCACCGTGTGGCGGATGACGCGCCTGGGCCGGCCCCCGCTGATCTGA
- a CDS encoding patatin-like phospholipase family protein, with protein sequence MDEDVRVGQPRGDGYRCAFVLGGGGALGAYEVGMLRALVEAGVRPDLVVGTSVGAINGAAFAAEPSAESVERLGELWGSLGRSGVFSGSVLRRLRLAARNRTHVYSSEPLSELLESRLPAKRIEDLAVPFQCVAAGIESAAEHWFTQGPLVPAVMASCAVPGLLPPVEVDGEHFLDGGLINSIPVGRAVAAGARTVYVLQVGRVERPLTVPRAPWEVATVAFEIARRHRFTRDMADLPSGVEVHVLPTGASSGKGEDIAGRTFRHRDFGRSRQRMECAYEASAAYLEAAGKPAAPADHGAP encoded by the coding sequence ATGGACGAGGATGTGAGGGTGGGGCAGCCGCGCGGGGACGGGTACCGGTGTGCGTTCGTCCTCGGCGGCGGAGGGGCGCTCGGGGCCTACGAGGTGGGGATGCTCAGGGCGCTCGTCGAGGCAGGCGTCCGGCCGGATCTCGTAGTGGGGACGTCGGTGGGGGCGATCAACGGCGCGGCGTTCGCGGCCGAGCCGAGTGCCGAGTCCGTCGAGCGGCTGGGTGAGCTGTGGGGGAGCCTCGGGCGCTCGGGGGTGTTCTCCGGGTCGGTGCTGCGGCGGCTGCGGCTCGCGGCGCGCAACCGGACGCACGTCTACTCGTCCGAGCCGCTGAGCGAACTTCTGGAGAGCCGGCTGCCGGCCAAGCGCATCGAGGACCTCGCGGTGCCCTTCCAGTGCGTCGCGGCGGGCATCGAGAGCGCCGCCGAGCACTGGTTCACGCAGGGGCCGCTGGTCCCGGCGGTGATGGCCTCCTGCGCGGTCCCGGGGCTGCTGCCGCCCGTCGAGGTCGACGGGGAGCACTTCCTGGACGGCGGCCTGATCAACAGCATTCCCGTGGGCCGTGCCGTCGCCGCCGGGGCCCGCACGGTGTACGTCCTGCAAGTCGGGCGCGTGGAGCGGCCGTTGACGGTTCCCCGGGCGCCGTGGGAGGTCGCCACCGTGGCGTTCGAGATCGCCCGGCGGCATCGCTTCACCCGCGACATGGCCGACCTGCCCTCGGGCGTCGAGGTGCACGTGCTGCCCACGGGCGCCTCGTCCGGCAAGGGTGAGGACATCGCGGGCCGCACGTTCCGCCACCGCGACTTCGGGCGCTCCCGGCAGCGCATGGAGTGCGCGTACGAGGCGTCGGCCGCCTATCTGGAGGCGGCGGGCAAGCCGGCGGCCCCCGCGGACCACGGCGCTCCGTGA
- a CDS encoding 1-acyl-sn-glycerol-3-phosphate acyltransferase, with amino-acid sequence MSRTAGARDAARRCVTVPALLALIPLALALLLVTLLLAPLSPLAGRHGRAWQPQRLALYAFVYLVADLAGVCAALVVRLRCLGGGPARRERLVALNYRLLARLLGFLVGCSQRIFALRLDVDPAIPPPGARPPHGMVVFARHAGPGDSILLVHGLLCGAGLRPQVVLKEFLRWDPCMDMVLSCLPHCFVPRRPDGRTSDEIGALAAGLRPGEALVVFPEGGNFTERRRRRSIGWLVRTGQLRRAARARRQHHVLPPRMAGPLAALTGARDAGAAVVFVAHTGLDRIDSASRLLRSIPLRDPVRATWWSVPRAAIPPERQARETWLTDQWSRVDAWIAAEWRRGA; translated from the coding sequence GTGAGCCGCACGGCCGGCGCGCGTGACGCGGCCAGACGCTGCGTCACCGTGCCCGCGCTCCTCGCCCTGATCCCCCTCGCCCTCGCGCTGCTGCTCGTCACGTTGCTGCTCGCCCCGCTCTCGCCGCTCGCCGGGCGCCACGGCCGGGCCTGGCAGCCGCAACGGCTGGCGCTCTACGCCTTCGTGTACCTCGTCGCCGACCTCGCCGGGGTGTGCGCGGCGCTCGTCGTCCGGCTGCGCTGTCTGGGCGGCGGCCCGGCCCGGCGGGAGCGTCTGGTGGCGCTCAACTACCGGCTGCTCGCGCGGCTGCTCGGCTTCCTGGTCGGCTGCTCCCAACGGATCTTCGCGCTGCGCCTCGACGTCGATCCGGCGATCCCGCCGCCCGGCGCCCGGCCGCCGCACGGCATGGTCGTCTTCGCCCGCCACGCCGGCCCCGGCGACTCGATCCTGCTGGTCCACGGCCTCCTGTGCGGTGCCGGCCTGCGCCCCCAGGTCGTCCTCAAGGAGTTCCTGCGGTGGGACCCGTGCATGGACATGGTGCTGAGCTGCCTGCCGCACTGCTTCGTCCCGCGCCGGCCCGACGGTCGTACCTCCGACGAGATCGGCGCCCTGGCGGCCGGGCTCCGGCCGGGGGAGGCGCTGGTGGTGTTTCCCGAGGGCGGCAACTTCACCGAGCGGCGCAGGCGGCGGTCGATCGGCTGGCTCGTGCGCACCGGCCAGCTGCGCAGGGCCGCCCGCGCGCGGCGCCAGCACCACGTCCTGCCACCGCGGATGGCGGGCCCGCTCGCCGCGCTGACCGGGGCGCGGGACGCCGGAGCGGCCGTCGTCTTCGTCGCGCACACCGGCCTCGACCGCATCGACTCGGCCTCCCGCCTGTTGCGGTCGATCCCCCTGCGGGACCCGGTGCGCGCCACCTGGTGGAGCGTGCCCCGCGCGGCGATACCGCCCGAGCGCCAGGCCCGCGAGACATGGCTGACCGACCAGTGGTCGCGCGTGGATGCCTGGATCGCCGCGGAGTGGCGCAGGGGCGCATAG
- a CDS encoding Gfo/Idh/MocA family protein produces MPTTMPGGPERPPSVIVGYGHAGRDLHHAALRTLHGADTTVFVVDPALREAPPGVRLLPSLRAAADCGPMADTVFHVTTPPGAHVDCAERLVGLGARRIILEKPIAPTSAQSGRLCELAEDATILPVSVWPNSRVTGEVESVIASGEIGEPVALFMEQSKPRFGRTSSSDAHRTAFEVELPHQVLLALHLAGARATMLSSASWAMPLPDRVIPAMGGAVLRLEHENGTVSTLLSDLTSPARRRHLRVTGTKGEVLADFPVGADDPFGQIRISGRPGRTVVEDAPLTRFVEAAYACFSGTGPPPPAGLALHHRSIGLLEQARDRAVPAALEEVRAG; encoded by the coding sequence TTGCCCACCACCATGCCCGGCGGACCAGAACGTCCGCCTTCCGTGATCGTGGGCTACGGTCACGCGGGCAGAGATCTGCACCATGCGGCGCTGCGCACCCTGCACGGCGCGGACACCACGGTCTTCGTGGTCGATCCCGCTCTGCGCGAGGCGCCCCCGGGAGTGCGGCTGCTTCCCTCGCTGCGGGCCGCGGCCGACTGCGGTCCGATGGCGGACACGGTCTTTCACGTCACCACCCCGCCGGGCGCCCATGTCGACTGTGCCGAGCGTCTTGTGGGGCTCGGGGCGCGGCGCATCATCCTGGAGAAGCCGATCGCCCCCACCTCCGCGCAGAGCGGGCGGCTGTGCGAGCTGGCCGAGGACGCGACGATCCTGCCGGTCAGCGTCTGGCCGAACAGCCGCGTGACCGGAGAGGTGGAGAGCGTCATCGCCTCGGGCGAGATCGGCGAGCCCGTGGCCCTGTTCATGGAGCAGAGCAAGCCCCGGTTCGGCCGCACCTCCTCGTCCGACGCGCACCGCACCGCCTTCGAGGTGGAGCTGCCCCACCAGGTGCTGCTGGCGCTGCACCTGGCCGGGGCGCGGGCGACGATGCTGTCCTCGGCGTCCTGGGCAATGCCACTGCCGGACCGCGTGATTCCCGCGATGGGCGGCGCCGTGCTGCGGCTGGAACACGAGAACGGCACCGTCAGCACCCTGCTCAGCGATCTCACCTCCCCGGCCCGGCGCCGGCATCTGCGCGTGACCGGCACCAAGGGGGAGGTCCTTGCCGACTTCCCGGTCGGCGCCGACGACCCCTTCGGGCAGATACGGATCTCCGGGAGACCCGGCCGCACCGTGGTCGAGGACGCGCCGCTCACCCGGTTCGTCGAGGCCGCCTACGCCTGCTTCTCGGGCACCGGACCGCCGCCCCCGGCCGGTCTGGCCCTGCACCACCGGAGCATCGGCCTCCTGGAGCAGGCCCGCGACCGGGCCGTCCCCGCGGCCTTGGAGGAGGTGCGGGCAGGATGA
- a CDS encoding ATP-grasp domain-containing protein gives MRIAIVEPRSAGCQLIDRSAELGHEAIVLTAGHGDRRVPDAHLARAGQVESVDTNDDAATLARLRKLHEQRPLDAVVPGFEHYVPSSAAAAAGLGLRGLSAATALALRHKHVMRDVLRAHGTDQPGHVLVTDEAALAAATEAVGFPCVIKPVDQSGSLNVRKVTGPAEAREAFRRIHAYGVGYLDRAGLPLVLVEEYVSGPEFSVEGYVEDGAVVVLGITEKQLGPEPWFVEVGHVVPARLDHGTARVVERYTTDVVRALGLELGPFHAELRLSARGPLLMEVGARLPGDRIPDLLRLATGADLYEITLRSYLGLPCRPGAPAPGTGHAGIRFFLRPGLGSYRRMEVAPELRSDARVREIGALVAPGRPVPPQGSSASRLGYALAAAPSYRATAEALDAAELGTRFA, from the coding sequence ATGAGGATCGCGATCGTCGAACCGCGCTCGGCGGGCTGCCAACTGATCGACAGATCCGCCGAGTTGGGCCACGAAGCCATCGTCCTGACCGCCGGGCACGGGGACCGCCGGGTGCCGGACGCGCACCTGGCCCGCGCCGGCCAGGTGGAATCCGTCGACACCAACGACGACGCGGCGACGCTCGCGCGGCTGCGCAAGCTGCACGAGCAGCGGCCGCTCGACGCGGTCGTGCCGGGTTTCGAGCACTACGTTCCCTCGTCCGCCGCCGCGGCCGCCGGCCTCGGGCTGCGGGGCCTCTCCGCCGCCACCGCCCTGGCGCTGCGGCACAAACACGTGATGCGCGACGTCCTGCGGGCCCACGGGACCGACCAGCCGGGCCACGTCCTGGTGACCGACGAAGCGGCGCTGGCCGCGGCCACCGAGGCCGTGGGCTTCCCGTGCGTGATCAAACCGGTCGACCAGTCCGGCAGCCTCAACGTCCGCAAGGTCACGGGCCCGGCCGAGGCGCGCGAGGCGTTCCGCCGGATCCACGCGTACGGCGTCGGCTATCTCGACCGGGCGGGCCTGCCGCTGGTGCTCGTCGAGGAGTACGTGTCCGGGCCCGAGTTCAGCGTGGAGGGGTACGTCGAGGACGGCGCCGTGGTGGTGCTCGGCATCACCGAGAAACAGCTCGGCCCCGAGCCCTGGTTCGTCGAGGTCGGCCACGTCGTCCCGGCCCGGCTCGACCACGGCACCGCCCGCGTCGTCGAGCGGTACACCACCGACGTGGTCCGGGCGCTCGGCCTGGAACTCGGCCCCTTCCACGCCGAACTCCGGCTCTCCGCCCGGGGCCCGCTGCTGATGGAGGTCGGCGCCCGACTGCCCGGCGACCGCATCCCCGACCTGCTCAGGCTGGCCACCGGGGCGGACCTCTACGAGATCACCCTCAGGTCGTACCTGGGCCTGCCGTGCCGGCCCGGGGCGCCCGCGCCCGGCACGGGCCACGCCGGCATCCGCTTCTTCCTGCGGCCCGGACTCGGCAGCTACCGGCGGATGGAGGTCGCGCCGGAGCTCCGCTCCGACGCCCGCGTGCGGGAGATCGGCGCGCTCGTCGCGCCCGGCCGGCCGGTACCTCCGCAGGGCAGCTCGGCCAGCCGCCTCGGCTACGCCCTCGCTGCCGCGCCGAGTTACCGGGCCACCGCCGAAGCGCTCGACGCGGCGGAGCTCGGAACGCGTTTCGCGTAG